One window from the genome of Methylomarinovum caldicuralii encodes:
- the mnmA gene encoding tRNA 2-thiouridine(34) synthase MnmA produces MTKVIVGLSGGVDSSVTALKLLEEGFDVTGLFMKNWDEDDGTEYCTALRDLEDAQQVCDRLGIELYAVNFAAEYWDRVFTHFLEEYSAGRTPNPDILCNKHIKFKAFLDYALDLGAEVIATGHYARVRRHLGRYQLLRGCDANKDQSYFLYAMGQAALSRTWFPIGHLEKSEVRRIAAAAGFPNHAKKDSTGICFIGERKFRDFLQRYLPARPGPIVTPEGEVIGEHQGLMYYTLGQRQGLGIGGRAGSAGQPWYVAGKDLENNALIVVQCHNHPLLFHRTLEAAQLEWLEGSPPTGDFRCTAKIRYRQPDQSCRVERLGDDRVRVTFDQPQRAITPGQSVVFYDGEVCLGGGVIETLSNERNP; encoded by the coding sequence ATGACCAAAGTCATCGTCGGCCTGTCTGGCGGGGTCGATTCCTCGGTCACCGCGCTGAAACTGCTGGAGGAAGGCTTTGATGTCACCGGCCTGTTCATGAAGAACTGGGACGAGGACGACGGCACCGAATACTGCACCGCCCTGCGCGACCTGGAGGACGCCCAGCAGGTGTGCGACCGGCTCGGCATTGAGCTTTACGCGGTCAACTTCGCTGCCGAGTACTGGGACCGGGTCTTCACCCACTTCCTGGAGGAATACAGCGCCGGCCGCACCCCCAACCCGGACATCCTCTGCAACAAGCACATCAAGTTCAAGGCCTTTCTCGACTACGCCCTGGACCTGGGTGCCGAGGTCATCGCCACCGGCCACTATGCCCGGGTACGCCGGCATCTGGGCCGCTATCAGCTGCTGCGCGGGTGTGATGCCAACAAGGATCAGAGCTATTTTCTCTACGCCATGGGACAGGCGGCCCTGTCCCGCACCTGGTTCCCCATCGGCCACCTGGAGAAAAGCGAGGTCCGCCGCATCGCCGCTGCGGCCGGCTTCCCCAACCACGCCAAGAAGGACAGCACCGGCATCTGCTTCATCGGCGAGCGCAAGTTCCGCGACTTTCTGCAGCGTTACCTGCCGGCCCGCCCCGGCCCCATCGTTACCCCGGAAGGTGAGGTCATCGGCGAGCATCAGGGGCTGATGTACTACACCCTGGGCCAGCGCCAGGGTCTCGGCATCGGCGGCCGCGCCGGCAGCGCCGGCCAGCCCTGGTACGTGGCCGGCAAGGATCTGGAGAACAACGCCCTGATCGTGGTCCAGTGCCACAATCATCCGCTGCTGTTCCACCGCACCCTGGAGGCAGCGCAGCTGGAATGGCTGGAAGGCAGCCCGCCCACAGGCGACTTCCGCTGCACTGCCAAGATCCGCTACCGCCAGCCGGACCAGTCCTGCCGCGTCGAGCGCCTCGGCGACGACCGCGTGCGCGTCACCTTCGACCAGCCCCAACGGGCCATCACCCCGGGGCAGTCGGTGGTGTTCTACGACGGCGAGGTCTGTCTCGGCGGCGGCGTCATCGAAACCCTGTCCAACGAGAGGAACCCCTGA
- the recF gene encoding DNA replication/repair protein RecF (All proteins in this family for which functions are known are DNA-binding proteins that assist the filamentation of RecA onto DNA for the initiation of recombination or recombinational repair.): MHLSRLSLANLRNLHPARLAFDPRLNLIVGPNASGKTSLLEAIYLLGRAQSFRTSHPRPLIQSGQSALTVSGCLLVDGREHRLGIGFEGVRRRLRLDGRELDARAELLRLMPVRIIDPTLYDLPETSPHRRRRFLDWGVFYFDPDYLPAWRAYRRALQQRNAALKAGDAEGAALWGQSLGKYGKMVSRSRQRYLQVFAARLAPLAEKLGLGKEAGIRYLPGWRADADLDTVLREDLPRDLRHGCTHSGPHRDDFRIAIEGHDVRQRLSRGQMKLLAHALISIQGTLLERPGILLIDDLASELDQENQALLSELSVQTQEQIFITATRPAALTALTSHPHRMFHVEHGRISPAEP, translated from the coding sequence ATGCATCTGTCCCGTCTTTCTCTTGCCAATCTTCGCAACCTGCATCCGGCACGACTGGCATTCGACCCGCGTCTGAACCTGATCGTCGGCCCCAACGCCAGCGGCAAGACCTCACTGCTGGAGGCGATCTATCTGCTCGGCCGGGCGCAGTCCTTCCGCACCTCCCATCCCCGGCCACTGATTCAGAGCGGGCAGTCGGCCCTGACCGTCTCGGGGTGTCTCCTCGTGGACGGGCGCGAACACCGTCTGGGCATCGGCTTCGAAGGCGTCCGGCGGCGCCTGCGCCTCGACGGCCGCGAACTGGACGCCCGCGCCGAACTGCTGCGGCTGATGCCGGTAAGGATCATCGATCCCACCCTTTACGATCTGCCCGAGACCTCCCCCCACCGGCGGCGCCGTTTTCTCGACTGGGGCGTCTTCTACTTCGATCCCGACTATCTGCCGGCCTGGCGGGCCTACCGCCGCGCCCTGCAGCAGCGCAATGCCGCCCTCAAGGCCGGCGACGCCGAAGGCGCCGCCCTGTGGGGGCAAAGCCTGGGGAAATACGGTAAAATGGTGAGCCGCAGCCGGCAACGCTATTTGCAAGTCTTCGCCGCCCGACTGGCGCCGCTGGCCGAAAAACTGGGGCTGGGAAAGGAGGCTGGCATACGTTATCTGCCCGGATGGCGCGCGGACGCCGACCTGGACACCGTTCTCAGGGAAGATCTGCCCCGGGATCTGCGCCATGGCTGCACCCACAGCGGCCCGCACCGGGACGACTTTCGCATCGCAATCGAAGGACATGACGTGCGCCAACGCCTCTCCCGCGGTCAGATGAAGTTGCTGGCACATGCCTTGATCTCGATCCAGGGAACGCTGCTGGAGCGTCCGGGGATTCTCCTGATCGACGACCTGGCATCCGAATTAGACCAGGAAAATCAGGCACTTTTGAGCGAATTGAGCGTCCAAACCCAGGAGCAGATCTTTATCACGGCCACCCGGCCAGCGGCACTGACCGCTCTGACTTCCCATCCGCACCGCATGTTTCACGTGGAACATGGGCGCATCAGTCCCGCAGAACCTTAG
- a CDS encoding elongation factor-1 alpha — protein MTYELRNLPFSAKVLFSSYLIIIAIGYFVAMLQILFTHGLADGKFGLSIEDIVYSYYGNRSGSKLEIMLNGPMKPYAPPQERFQLIQWARDGAPKNVYEKIIKPIVEKRCVMCHNANSSLPDFHRYEELKAQAETDTGATIQSLVRVSHIHLFGISFIFMFVGIIFCFASGVPEYLKAIAVAMPFIFQMTDIASWWLTKLSPHFAWLVVAGGAGMAMSFVFMWIVSMYEMWIVPLRDRSGTIRTESYSRYLRPRH, from the coding sequence ATGACCTACGAACTGCGCAACCTGCCGTTTTCCGCCAAGGTGCTGTTCTCCTCCTATCTCATCATCATCGCCATCGGCTATTTCGTGGCGATGCTGCAGATTCTGTTCACCCACGGCCTGGCGGACGGCAAGTTCGGCCTCTCCATCGAGGACATCGTCTACAGTTATTACGGCAACCGTTCCGGTTCCAAGCTGGAGATCATGCTCAACGGTCCGATGAAGCCCTACGCCCCGCCCCAGGAGCGCTTCCAACTCATCCAGTGGGCGCGGGACGGCGCCCCGAAGAACGTGTACGAGAAGATCATCAAGCCGATCGTGGAAAAGCGCTGCGTGATGTGCCACAACGCCAACTCCTCCCTGCCCGATTTTCATCGCTACGAGGAACTGAAGGCGCAGGCCGAAACCGACACCGGCGCCACCATCCAGTCTTTGGTGCGGGTGTCCCACATCCATTTGTTCGGCATTTCCTTCATCTTCATGTTCGTGGGGATCATCTTCTGCTTCGCCTCCGGCGTGCCGGAATATCTCAAGGCGATCGCGGTGGCGATGCCGTTCATTTTTCAGATGACCGACATCGCTTCCTGGTGGCTTACCAAGCTGTCGCCCCATTTCGCCTGGCTGGTGGTGGCCGGCGGGGCCGGGATGGCGATGTCGTTCGTGTTCATGTGGATCGTGTCCATGTACGAGATGTGGATTGTGCCGCTGCGCGACCGCAGTGGGACCATCCGGACCGAGTCCTACAGCCGTTATCTGCGGCCGCGGCATTGA
- the mtaB gene encoding tRNA (N(6)-L-threonylcarbamoyladenosine(37)-C(2))-methylthiotransferase MtaB yields MQVAFQTLGCRLNEAETEAWSRQFRAAGARVVPPDRADVVVLNTCAVTGEAARKSRQWIRRLRRANPDARLVVSGCYASLRPEQVARELGVDLVVPNRDKNRLVELARRLLPAPATTGHETPGFTRSRQRAFVKVQDGCRHRCTFCIVTVARGEERSRPVAEVVAEIQALRREGVQEAVLSGVHLGGYGSDLGSSLTELLRAVLERTDLPRLRLGSLEPWELGEDFFTLFRDPRLMPHLHLPLQSGSDAVLKRMARRCRVADFRTLVSTARRHCPDLVLTTDIIVGFPGETEADFQKTLALVEEIGFAHVHIFPYSPREGTAAAAFPHEVDEKTKKDRSSRLHRLAAALRRRVLDAWVGKTAAVLWEKGEWRDGRRWFSGYTPHYLRVQIPAPEGTDLSNRIQTVRLTAVAPEGDRLVAEPV; encoded by the coding sequence ATGCAAGTCGCTTTTCAAACCCTGGGATGCCGTCTCAACGAAGCCGAGACCGAAGCCTGGTCGCGCCAGTTCCGCGCCGCCGGCGCCCGGGTGGTGCCACCGGATCGGGCCGACGTGGTGGTGCTCAACACCTGCGCGGTAACCGGAGAGGCGGCCCGCAAATCCCGGCAGTGGATCCGCCGCCTCAGGCGGGCCAATCCCGACGCCCGCCTGGTGGTCAGCGGCTGCTATGCCAGCCTGCGGCCGGAACAGGTGGCCCGGGAGCTGGGGGTGGACCTGGTCGTCCCCAATCGCGACAAGAACCGGCTGGTGGAACTGGCCCGGCGGCTGCTCCCCGCCCCTGCAACCACCGGGCATGAAACCCCGGGCTTCACCCGCAGCCGCCAGCGGGCCTTCGTCAAGGTTCAAGACGGCTGCCGCCACCGCTGCACCTTCTGCATCGTCACCGTGGCCCGGGGCGAGGAACGCAGCCGCCCGGTGGCCGAGGTGGTTGCGGAAATCCAGGCGCTGCGCCGGGAGGGCGTGCAGGAGGCGGTCCTCAGCGGCGTACACCTGGGCGGCTACGGCAGCGATCTGGGAAGCTCGCTCACCGAACTGCTCCGCGCCGTCCTGGAGCGGACCGATCTGCCGCGTCTGCGCCTGGGTTCGCTGGAACCCTGGGAGCTGGGCGAGGACTTCTTTACCCTGTTCCGCGACCCGCGGCTGATGCCCCATCTGCACCTGCCGCTGCAGAGCGGCTCCGACGCCGTGCTCAAGCGCATGGCGCGGCGCTGCCGGGTGGCGGACTTCCGCACGCTGGTTTCGACGGCGCGCCGCCACTGTCCCGATCTGGTGCTGACCACCGACATCATCGTCGGCTTTCCCGGCGAGACCGAGGCCGACTTTCAAAAGACGCTGGCGCTGGTGGAGGAAATCGGCTTCGCCCACGTGCACATCTTCCCCTACTCCCCCCGCGAGGGGACGGCGGCGGCGGCCTTTCCCCATGAGGTGGACGAGAAAACCAAGAAGGACCGCAGCAGCCGCCTCCACCGCCTGGCAGCCGCGCTGCGCCGCCGGGTTCTGGATGCCTGGGTCGGGAAGACCGCGGCGGTGCTGTGGGAAAAGGGGGAATGGCGTGACGGGCGGCGCTGGTTCAGCGGCTACACCCCCCACTACCTGCGGGTGCAGATACCGGCGCCGGAGGGAACCGATCTCAGCAACCGGATTCAGACCGTCAGGCTTACCGCGGTGGCCCCGGAAGGCGACCGGCTCGTGGCCGAGCCGGTTTAA
- the purB gene encoding adenylosuccinate lyase — translation MHTPLTSISPIDGRYADKNETLRPAFSEYGLIRHRVLVEVRWLQALADEPAIAEVPPLSPEAHRFLEEILETFSEADAERVKAIERTTNHDVKAIEYFLKEKVAGQAELARVAEFIHFACTSEDINNLAYALMVKAGRDEALLPLIDEVSEEIRTLAHRTAAVPMLSRTHGQPASPTTLGKEMANFVHRLRRQHRRLAEVEILGKINGAVGNYNAHTVAYPEVDWPALSQRFVEGLGLTWNPYTTQIEPHDWIAEFFDALARLNTILIDFDRDLWGYISLGYFKQKTVAGEVGSSTMPHKVNPIDFENSEGNLGVANAVARHLAEKLPVSRWQRDLTDSTVLRNLGVAVAHTRIALQSTLKGIAKLEVDESRLAEDLDANWEVLGEAVQTVMRRYGIEQPYEKLKELTRGRRIDAENLKGFIAKLDIPDAAKQRLLALTPADYTGLARQLAEQI, via the coding sequence ATGCATACCCCGCTGACCTCCATTTCCCCCATCGACGGCCGCTACGCCGACAAGAACGAGACCCTGCGGCCCGCCTTCAGCGAGTACGGGCTGATCCGCCACCGGGTGCTGGTGGAGGTGCGCTGGCTCCAGGCCCTGGCGGACGAGCCGGCCATCGCCGAGGTGCCGCCCCTGTCACCCGAGGCGCACCGGTTCCTGGAGGAAATCCTGGAGACCTTCAGTGAGGCCGACGCCGAGCGGGTCAAGGCCATCGAACGCACCACCAACCACGACGTCAAGGCCATCGAATATTTCCTCAAGGAAAAGGTGGCAGGCCAAGCGGAGCTGGCCAGGGTCGCCGAATTCATCCACTTCGCCTGCACCTCCGAGGACATCAACAACCTGGCCTATGCCCTGATGGTCAAGGCCGGGCGCGACGAGGCCCTGCTGCCGCTGATCGACGAGGTGAGCGAGGAAATCCGCACCCTGGCCCACCGCACCGCCGCCGTGCCGATGCTGTCGCGCACCCACGGCCAGCCAGCCAGCCCCACCACCCTGGGCAAGGAAATGGCCAATTTCGTCCACCGCCTGCGCCGTCAGCACCGCCGGCTGGCCGAGGTGGAGATTCTGGGCAAGATCAACGGCGCCGTGGGCAACTACAACGCCCATACCGTCGCCTATCCGGAGGTGGATTGGCCGGCCCTGTCCCAACGTTTCGTCGAAGGCCTGGGGCTGACCTGGAACCCGTACACCACCCAGATCGAGCCCCACGACTGGATCGCCGAATTCTTCGACGCCCTCGCCCGCCTCAACACCATCCTCATCGACTTCGACCGCGACCTCTGGGGCTACATCAGTCTGGGCTATTTCAAACAGAAAACCGTCGCCGGCGAGGTGGGCTCCTCCACTATGCCCCACAAGGTGAATCCCATCGACTTCGAGAATTCCGAGGGCAATCTGGGGGTCGCCAACGCCGTCGCCCGCCATCTGGCGGAGAAGCTGCCCGTCTCCCGCTGGCAGCGGGACCTGACCGACTCCACCGTGCTGCGCAACCTCGGCGTGGCGGTGGCCCACACCCGCATTGCCCTGCAGAGCACCCTCAAGGGCATCGCCAAGCTAGAGGTGGACGAGTCCCGGCTGGCCGAAGACCTGGACGCCAACTGGGAGGTGCTGGGGGAGGCGGTGCAGACGGTGATGCGCCGCTACGGCATCGAGCAGCCCTACGAGAAGCTCAAAGAACTGACCCGCGGCCGCCGCATCGATGCCGAAAACCTTAAGGGTTTCATCGCCAAACTGGACATTCCCGACGCGGCCAAACAGCGCCTCCTGGCGCTGACGCCGGCGGATTACACCGGCCTGGCACGGCAGCTGGCGGAGCAGATCTGA
- the clpS gene encoding ATP-dependent Clp protease adapter ClpS has translation MSQYNDDQPEDGGTGTAVQTARPKLKRPPLYKVILLNDDFTPMDFVVEVLMRFFAMSEEKATQIMLHVHTRGVGVCGVFTRDVAETKVQQVNEYSRRHQHPLLCTMEEA, from the coding sequence ATGTCGCAATATAATGACGATCAGCCCGAGGACGGCGGCACCGGCACCGCAGTCCAGACTGCGCGCCCGAAACTCAAACGGCCGCCGCTGTACAAGGTGATCCTCCTCAACGACGATTTCACGCCGATGGATTTCGTCGTCGAGGTGCTTATGCGGTTTTTCGCCATGAGCGAGGAAAAGGCCACCCAGATCATGCTCCACGTCCACACCCGCGGTGTCGGGGTGTGCGGCGTGTTCACCCGCGACGTGGCTGAAACCAAAGTGCAACAGGTCAACGAATATTCCCGTCGTCACCAGCATCCGTTGTTGTGTACGATGGAAGAAGCCTAA
- a CDS encoding NUDIX hydrolase translates to MVWKPNVTVAAVVEHDGRYLLVEEVIEGRRVFNQPAGHLEPGESLPDAARREVREETGWAFEPEALVAVQLLPVSDALTFLRFTFCGNVHDHRPGQPLDEGIVATHWLTRAEIEDRRKRLRSPLVLDSVHAYESGQRCPLSLLRHYP, encoded by the coding sequence ATGGTCTGGAAGCCCAACGTCACCGTCGCCGCCGTCGTCGAGCACGACGGCCGCTACCTGCTGGTCGAGGAGGTCATCGAAGGCCGCCGCGTCTTCAACCAGCCCGCCGGCCATCTGGAGCCGGGCGAATCGCTGCCGGATGCCGCCCGCCGCGAGGTGCGCGAGGAAACCGGCTGGGCCTTCGAACCCGAGGCGCTGGTGGCGGTGCAGCTGCTGCCGGTGTCAGACGCGCTGACCTTCCTGCGCTTCACCTTCTGCGGTAACGTCCACGACCACCGTCCCGGGCAGCCCTTGGACGAGGGCATCGTCGCCACCCACTGGCTCACCCGGGCCGAAATCGAGGACCGAAGGAAACGTCTGCGCAGCCCATTGGTCCTCGATTCCGTCCATGCTTATGAATCGGGGCAACGCTGCCCCCTGAGTCTGCTGCGACACTATCCATGA
- a CDS encoding IS4 family transposase, with translation MFSLALGDARLNRRLCRVIEAMANDPMASVPNVCGGGWAETKAAYRLLDNARLDFREVLRAHSVPTLERIRQQSRVLCLQDTTELDYSGRPSMAGLGRLNYEQRQGLYLHPTLVISEAGVALGVTDCWHWARLPKGEPDLAESLRWVEGYERVAEMAALAPETRLVYVADREGDLRALIDRAEQLGFAADYLIRVQHDRKLNDPLDGKLRAAVEAQPVLGTIAFDLPAGGNRPARQVTQTIRLARVELKTRSGPGPQVTVILAREEAPPEGQEAVEWCLITNEEITTLEQARARIEWYRKRWWIEVYFRILKSGCRIEALQLRTRERLERALVLYLIVAWRILMLMTLGREHPEWCCEVVFSVEEWQTAWAIHHRTPPPATPPDLGTIVRIVAGFGGWLGRKNDPPPGPKALWQGMTKLSAYVEAVTAIRAAEIKFPQRKRIRH, from the coding sequence ATTTTTTCCCTGGCGCTGGGCGATGCCCGCCTGAACCGGCGGCTGTGCCGGGTGATAGAAGCGATGGCAAACGATCCGATGGCGAGCGTTCCCAACGTTTGCGGGGGTGGCTGGGCGGAGACCAAGGCGGCCTACCGGCTGCTGGACAATGCCAGGCTGGATTTTCGGGAGGTGTTGCGGGCCCACAGTGTGCCGACCCTGGAACGGATCCGGCAGCAGTCGCGGGTGCTGTGCCTGCAGGACACCACCGAGCTGGATTATTCCGGGCGGCCGTCGATGGCGGGGTTGGGACGGCTGAATTACGAGCAGCGTCAGGGGTTGTACCTGCATCCGACGCTGGTGATCAGTGAGGCGGGCGTGGCCCTGGGGGTGACCGACTGCTGGCACTGGGCGCGTTTGCCCAAGGGGGAACCGGACCTGGCCGAAAGCCTGCGTTGGGTGGAAGGTTATGAGCGGGTGGCCGAGATGGCCGCCCTGGCGCCCGAGACCCGGCTGGTGTATGTCGCCGACCGCGAAGGTGACCTTCGGGCCCTGATCGACCGGGCCGAACAGCTGGGCTTTGCCGCCGATTACCTGATCCGGGTGCAGCACGACCGTAAGCTCAATGACCCCCTCGATGGCAAACTGCGGGCCGCGGTCGAAGCCCAGCCGGTGTTGGGGACGATCGCCTTTGACCTGCCGGCCGGCGGCAACCGCCCGGCCCGGCAGGTCACACAAACAATCCGGCTCGCCCGGGTCGAACTGAAGACCCGAAGCGGCCCGGGCCCCCAAGTCACCGTCATCCTGGCCCGGGAAGAGGCGCCCCCCGAAGGCCAGGAAGCGGTCGAATGGTGCCTGATCACCAACGAAGAAATCACCACCCTGGAACAGGCCAGAGCGCGCATCGAATGGTACCGCAAACGGTGGTGGATCGAGGTCTACTTCCGCATCCTCAAAAGCGGCTGCCGCATCGAAGCCCTGCAACTTCGCACCCGGGAACGCCTGGAACGGGCCCTGGTGCTGTATCTGATCGTCGCCTGGCGCATCCTGATGCTGATGACGCTCGGGCGGGAACATCCCGAGTGGTGCTGTGAAGTGGTGTTCTCTGTCGAAGAATGGCAGACCGCCTGGGCCATCCACCATCGCACCCCGCCGCCCGCGACGCCGCCGGATTTGGGCACCATCGTCCGCATCGTGGCCGGCTTTGGCGGCTGGCTGGGGCGCAAGAACGATCCCCCGCCCGGTCCCAAAGCCCTGTGGCAGGGCATGACCAAACTGAGCGCCTACGTGGAGGCCGTGACCGCCATCCGGGCGGCCGAGATCAAGTTCCCTCAGAGAAAACGGATAAGACATTGA
- a CDS encoding PEP-CTERM/exosortase system-associated acyltransferase has translation MFDGRYRAVIADTKESKSIHYRLRYQVYCLEKRFEPVERFCDQQEIDVYDSRSAHLLIQHLASGEWVGTARLVFGKPESLPMARITRFSLDGVETGGRYFAELSRLSILKSYRRHGERQQVSEPEVLLGLIRAARDYSAQVGLDYWLFLCRRSIMRIVGNLGMRMDIIGDPCEHRGIRYPYLAKLATAFDGIPECSQAVHAMFSRKNTLLRYSQLYPADRPMMAA, from the coding sequence ATGTTTGACGGACGCTACCGGGCGGTCATTGCCGATACCAAGGAGAGCAAATCCATCCACTATCGTTTGCGGTATCAGGTCTATTGCTTGGAAAAGCGTTTCGAGCCGGTCGAGCGTTTCTGCGACCAGCAGGAAATCGACGTCTATGATAGCCGTTCCGCGCATTTGTTGATCCAGCACCTGGCCAGCGGCGAGTGGGTCGGGACCGCCCGGCTGGTATTCGGTAAGCCGGAAAGCCTGCCGATGGCCCGGATCACCCGCTTTTCCCTCGATGGGGTCGAGACGGGAGGCAGATATTTTGCGGAACTGTCCCGTCTTTCCATTCTGAAATCTTACCGTCGTCACGGTGAGCGCCAGCAGGTCAGCGAGCCGGAGGTGCTGCTGGGTCTGATCCGTGCCGCCCGCGATTACAGTGCCCAGGTCGGTCTGGATTATTGGCTGTTTTTATGCCGGCGCTCGATCATGCGTATCGTTGGCAACCTGGGGATGCGTATGGACATCATCGGCGATCCCTGTGAGCACCGGGGAATCCGTTACCCTTATCTGGCAAAGCTTGCGACGGCGTTCGACGGCATCCCCGAGTGTTCCCAGGCGGTCCACGCCATGTTCAGCCGCAAAAATACCCTGTTGCGTTATTCGCAGTTGTATCCGGCCGATCGCCCGATGATGGCCGCCTGA
- a CDS encoding NAD(P)H-quinone oxidoreductase produces MKVIEIIHPGGPEVLQLTERPVPRPGPGEVLIQIKAAGVNRPDVVQRQGLYPPPPGAPDIPGLEVAGTITAVGPGVSQWQRGDAVCALVTGGGYAEYCVAVTDLCLPIPKGLDFVQAAAIPETFFTVWHNVFERGQLHRGERFLVHGGAGGIGTTAIQLARALRQAEIYTTCGTSEKCRFCETLGARAAICYRREDFAARIAELTAGRGVDLILDIIGTPYLPRNLRSLAEDGRLVIIAVQGGPKGEINLLPVFLKRLTITGSTLRPRPPEVKAAIARQLHRHVWPLLESGQVRPIIHKVLPLAQAAEAHRLLEEGEVIGKIVLIP; encoded by the coding sequence ATGAAGGTGATAGAAATCATCCATCCCGGCGGCCCGGAGGTCCTGCAGCTGACGGAAAGACCGGTCCCCCGGCCGGGACCGGGAGAAGTCCTCATCCAGATCAAGGCGGCCGGGGTCAACCGGCCCGACGTGGTCCAGCGTCAGGGGCTTTACCCGCCGCCCCCCGGAGCCCCCGACATCCCTGGCCTGGAGGTCGCCGGCACCATCACGGCCGTTGGCCCCGGAGTGTCACAGTGGCAGCGCGGGGATGCGGTCTGCGCCCTGGTGACGGGCGGCGGTTACGCCGAATACTGTGTCGCCGTGACGGACCTGTGTCTGCCGATCCCGAAAGGGCTCGATTTCGTCCAGGCCGCCGCCATCCCGGAAACCTTTTTCACCGTCTGGCACAACGTGTTCGAGCGCGGGCAGCTGCATCGGGGGGAACGCTTCCTGGTTCACGGCGGCGCCGGCGGGATCGGCACCACCGCAATCCAGCTCGCCCGCGCGCTGCGTCAGGCGGAAATCTACACCACCTGCGGCACCTCGGAAAAATGCCGCTTCTGCGAAACCCTCGGCGCCCGGGCCGCGATCTGTTACCGCCGCGAAGATTTCGCCGCCCGCATCGCCGAACTGACCGCCGGCCGGGGCGTCGATCTGATTCTCGACATCATCGGCACCCCCTACCTGCCCCGCAACCTTCGATCCCTGGCGGAGGACGGCCGCCTCGTCATCATCGCCGTGCAGGGCGGCCCCAAAGGGGAGATCAATCTGCTGCCCGTTTTCCTCAAGCGGCTGACCATCACCGGCTCCACCCTGCGCCCGCGGCCGCCTGAGGTGAAGGCCGCCATCGCCCGGCAATTACACCGGCACGTCTGGCCCCTGCTGGAAAGCGGCCAGGTGCGGCCGATCATCCACAAGGTGCTGCCCCTGGCTCAGGCCGCCGAGGCCCACCGCCTGCTGGAAGAAGGTGAAGTCATCGGAAAAATCGTGCTCATTCCCTGA
- the cysZ gene encoding sulfate transporter CysZ, with the protein MAIDRYDTRKLNNPLYALRCLWQGLVLLPRPTLRRFVLIPLAINFLLYAGAFALASYYFADFLAWLIPSWLDWLEWLLWPLFGLAFILITFFSFTLVANLLASPFYDKLAERTEELLTGVAPQPPETSLTQAVMREMGAELRRLWYFVTRAIPLAVLSVIPGLNLAAPFLWLLFNAWFMGLEYTAYPLANHGILFPEQRRLLARARLGNLTLGGVVMFGIGVPLLNILVPPAAVIAATVYFVGARKE; encoded by the coding sequence ATGGCCATCGACCGTTACGATACCCGCAAACTCAACAATCCCCTCTACGCCCTGCGGTGTCTGTGGCAAGGGCTCGTGCTGTTGCCCCGGCCAACCTTGCGCCGCTTCGTCCTCATCCCGCTGGCGATCAACTTCCTGCTCTACGCCGGCGCTTTCGCCCTGGCGAGCTACTACTTCGCCGATTTTCTCGCCTGGCTGATTCCATCCTGGCTCGACTGGCTGGAATGGCTGCTCTGGCCCCTGTTCGGACTGGCCTTCATCCTCATCACCTTCTTTAGCTTCACCCTGGTGGCCAACCTGCTGGCCTCCCCCTTCTACGACAAGTTGGCCGAGCGCACTGAGGAGCTGCTCACCGGGGTCGCGCCCCAGCCGCCGGAAACCAGCCTGACCCAGGCGGTGATGCGGGAAATGGGGGCGGAATTGAGGCGGCTGTGGTATTTCGTCACCCGGGCGATTCCGCTGGCCGTCCTTTCGGTCATCCCGGGGCTCAATCTGGCTGCCCCGTTCCTGTGGCTGCTGTTCAACGCCTGGTTCATGGGGTTGGAATACACCGCCTATCCGTTGGCCAATCACGGCATCCTGTTCCCCGAACAGCGCCGCCTGCTGGCCCGGGCCAGGCTGGGCAATCTGACCCTGGGCGGCGTGGTGATGTTCGGGATCGGCGTGCCGCTGCTCAATATCCTCGTGCCGCCGGCGGCGGTGATTGCGGCCACGGTCTATTTCGTCGGCGCCCGCAAGGAATAG